GTGCGTGACAAGTCCGTGCGCCGCAGGCTCATCCAGACTTCCTCCGAGATCCTGACCAGCTGCTTCGAAGCTGGTGAGCAGACCGAATCCCTGCTGGATCAGGCCGAGCAGCAGATTTTCTCCATCGCCGAATCCAAGGGCAAGCCCGTCTTCATGAGCAGCAAGGACCTGGTCCAGCGGGTCTTCGAGCAGCTTGAGATGCGGGCCGGGCAGGGCGAGCTGGTCACGGGCGTGCCCACGGGCTACACCGATTTCGATCAGATGACCGCCGGACTGCAGAAGTCCGACCTGATCATTCTCGCGGCCCGTCCGTCCATGGGCAAGACCGCCCTGGCATTGAACATGGGCATGCGCGCGGCCATTCAGCACGATGTTCCCGTGGCGGTCTTTTCGCTTGAAATGTCCATGGACCAGCTCATGATGCGCCTTTTGGGCTGTCACGGACGGGTGGACCTGAGCCGTCTGCGCAGCGGCTACCTGAACGACGAGGACTGGAGCAGGCTCTATCAGGCCGCCGAGGATCTTTCCCGGGCGCCCATTTACATCGACGACACTCCGGCCCTCTCGACCATGGAAATACGGGCCCGCAGCAGGCGCCTCAAGGCCGAGAAGGGCGTCGGGCTCATCATCGTCGACTATCTGCAGCTCATGCGCTCCTCCCACAAGAGCGACTCCCGCGAGCAGGAAATTTCGGACATTTCGCGTAACCTCAAGGCCCTGGCCAAGGAGCTTGAGGTGCCGGTCATCGCCCTGTCGCAGCTCAACCGCAAGGTCGAGGAGCGTTCCGACAAACGGCCCATGATCTCGGATTTGCGCGAATCCGGAGCCATCGAGCAGGATGCCGACGTCATCGTCTTCATCTACCGCGACGCGGCCTACAACAAGGCCGAGGACAATCCGAACAAGAATATCGCCGAGATCATCATCGGCAAACAGCGTAACGGCCCTGTCGGGGCCATCCGTCTGGGCTATTTCGGTCAGTACACGGTTTTCGAGAATCTTACGGAAGTGGGGTTGCCGTCCGAGAACGGCGGCGTGTACTGATCAATCCCGCGTACCTTCAACTCAAGAGCGGACAAACCCATGAAAGCCTATTGCCCGGAAGAATTTTTTTCGCGCAGCGAATTGGACAAGGTTCAGAAAACGCGTCTTGCAACCACTCTCGAACGTGCCGCCAAATCCGAATTTTATGGCCACCGTTTCGCCGAAATGGGAATACGCCCCGAGGCGATCACTTGCGCCGCCGACATCACGCGGCTGCCCTTCACCACCAAGGATGACCTGCGCAGCGCCTATCCCGCGCGCATGCTGACCCGGCCCGTGACCGATATGGTCCGCCTGCACGCTTCCTCGGGCACCACGGGTTCGGCCACGGTCATCTACTACACCAGAAACGACATCGATTCCTGGGCCGATCTCATGGCCCGGTGCATGCACATGGTCGGAATCAGGGCCGAGGACACTTTTCAGAACATGTCCGGCTACGGCCTCTTCACCGGCGGCCTTGGCATCCATTACGGCGCGGAGCGTCTGGGCTGCCTGACCATCCCGGCCGGGGCGGGCAATTCCAAGCGCCAGCTCAAGCTTCTGGAGGATTTTCAGGTTTCCGTCGTTCATATCATCCCGTCCTATGCCCTGCACCTGGGCACGGTCAAAGACGAGCTTGGCTACACTCCCGATCGCCTGAACCTGCGCGTGGCCCTCATCGGCGCGGAGCCGCACACTGCGGCCATCCGTGAGCGCATCGAGGAAGTCTACGGGATCAAGGCCTACAATTCCTACGGGCTGTCCGAGATGAACGGGCCGGGCGTGGCTTTCGAGTGCCTTGAGCAGAACGGCATGCACATATGGGAAGACGCCTACCTGGCCGAAATCGTCGATCCGGAAACGGGCGAGCAGTTGCCGGACGGCGAAGTCGGCGAGCTGGTCATCACCACCCTTTGTCGCGAGGGCATGCCGCTCATCCGCTATCGCACCAAGGACCTGACC
This genomic interval from Desulfomicrobium apsheronum contains the following:
- the dnaB gene encoding replicative DNA helicase — its product is MQPKKPPRNKFGQRLETRIQPEEALQKASSDLLRRVPPHNTEAEQAVLGGVFLRNDIFHTLVDTINDEDFYSPVHRTIYQAFQELYRRREPVDLVTVAEYLQTKGQLDEVGGTVYLASLAESVASASNSVFHAQIVRDKSVRRRLIQTSSEILTSCFEAGEQTESLLDQAEQQIFSIAESKGKPVFMSSKDLVQRVFEQLEMRAGQGELVTGVPTGYTDFDQMTAGLQKSDLIILAARPSMGKTALALNMGMRAAIQHDVPVAVFSLEMSMDQLMMRLLGCHGRVDLSRLRSGYLNDEDWSRLYQAAEDLSRAPIYIDDTPALSTMEIRARSRRLKAEKGVGLIIVDYLQLMRSSHKSDSREQEISDISRNLKALAKELEVPVIALSQLNRKVEERSDKRPMISDLRESGAIEQDADVIVFIYRDAAYNKAEDNPNKNIAEIIIGKQRNGPVGAIRLGYFGQYTVFENLTEVGLPSENGGVY
- a CDS encoding phenylacetate--CoA ligase family protein, with protein sequence MKAYCPEEFFSRSELDKVQKTRLATTLERAAKSEFYGHRFAEMGIRPEAITCAADITRLPFTTKDDLRSAYPARMLTRPVTDMVRLHASSGTTGSATVIYYTRNDIDSWADLMARCMHMVGIRAEDTFQNMSGYGLFTGGLGIHYGAERLGCLTIPAGAGNSKRQLKLLEDFQVSVVHIIPSYALHLGTVKDELGYTPDRLNLRVALIGAEPHTAAIRERIEEVYGIKAYNSYGLSEMNGPGVAFECLEQNGMHIWEDAYLAEIVDPETGEQLPDGEVGELVITTLCREGMPLIRYRTKDLTRFIPGDCACGRKHRRLDRIMGRADDMIILKGVNIYPMQVEQVLMSIPEVGQNYLIVLERDGYLDQMRVKVEVKEEYFVEDMRELKSLQSRISSRLRDEILITARIDLVEQNSLPKSEGKAQRVLDLRE